The genomic interval CCGCGCTCCAAGGCGGTGGCGTCGGGCAGCAATCCTTCAGCGGACTCGGTCACCGGGATGAGAGTAGTACCGGCCACCGACAGCCCGCCGCCGTCCCCGGCCTCGGCGCGCCGCCGCCGCCCGCCACGCCGTGCTCAGCTCGCGAGCGAACGCAATTGGTCCAGGTACATGTGGGTACGGGGATCGCCGGGAAACCGCTCGATCATCTCCCGCGCCGCCTCTCCGGCGATCCACAGCAGCGACGGCAGCGACCGGCGCTTCCCGGCGAAGGCCCGCATGCCCGCGTCGACGGCCAGCTCCAGCTCCCGGTCGCGCACCGCCACCACGGCGAGGGTCAGATGCGCCTCCGATACCCGCATCGGCCTGCGCAGAGCGCCGTCCGGCCCGGTCGAACTCCGGATCACCTGCTGTGCATACGCTTCCGCGAGCCGATCGTCCCCGGCGACCCGCGAGCAATCCATGGCGTAGAAGTCGAACTTCTGCGGGTCGACGACGAAATGGTTGTCCAGATCGGCGGGGTGGTCGAGTTGCTCCAAGATCGCTCGGCCCTGTTTCAGGCTGGCTTCCATCTGGGCGCGATCACCGAGGCGGGCATACGCTTTGGCTTGCTGCGCGGCGAGCTGTACGCCGACACCTAAGTGCTGGGAGGTAGCCAGCGCGGCCTCAGCGGCCTCGATCGCGCCGCGGTAATTGCCCTGCGTCAAGGCGAACCACGCGGCCATTTCGGCTCCCCAGCCGATGATTTCGGCGTGCTCGGCCTCCTGTCCCAGCGACAGCGCCGCCCGCCGGGTGGCCTCCGCGGCGGTCCGCCGACCCAGATCGTAATCGGCGCAACCGACCAGCAATGCCACCCAGCCCGCGAGCACCAGCACCTCGCGGTGCTGTGCCAGCGTCAGCCGGCCGTCCAGCAACGAGGTGATGCGGCGCAGCCACGCGGTGCCCTCGGCATGCAGCTCGTGCGGGTCGGTACAGGGGTATTCGCTGCACAGCCGCTCGGCGGTGATGCGGATCGCATCCAAAGTGGCCGAAGAGACATCGGACATGCGCAGCCGCCCGATGAACTCCAGCGTGTCCATCCCCGTCGAGGACAGCAGCTCGTCGTCGCGGTTGGGCCGGGCCTTGGGGAAGAAGGCCGCGGTCACCGTGTCGAAGGCCGCGGCGATGATCGGCGCGTAGAAATCGTCCGGGCGCGATTCGCCCGATTCCCAACGGCGCCAATTGCGTAGCAACGTGCTGTCGGTCGGCAGATTGTGAGACGACTTGGCGCGCATGGCGCGTACGGCTTCGGCCTGTGACCACCCCCTGGCGTCGCGTTCGGAACGCATCCTGACAGCCCAGACGGGTCGATCGTCTCCAACGGCCACGGATGTAGTATCCCACCAGTTAACGCGAGATGGCCCGGATAGGGCATACAGATGTCACCGGATTGACATCTGCAATTGCATTTGTGTGTGGCGCATGCTCGAAGTGGGCGATTTGCCGGCCCGATGCCGTACCGGTCGGTCTGGCATCAGCTCTACCGAACGACGCGGTACCGACATGAGAACAGCGAGTCCCTGTCCACATCCATACGGAGGTTCGGGTGCAAGCGTTGATCTATGGATACGTGCGTGACGATCTGGCCGACGGCCACAGCGACGAGCTCGAGGACGCGATGTGCGTCCTCGCCGCCAACGAGGGCTTCTGCTTCGCCGCGACGTTCCATGAATCGACCCAGGGTGACGGCGCCGCGTTCGCGGAGCTGACGGCCGAACTCAAGCGCGCCGACGCCCACCACGTGGTGGTGCCGTCACTCGATCACTTTGC from Nocardia wallacei carries:
- a CDS encoding XRE family transcriptional regulator, with amino-acid sequence MRSERDARGWSQAEAVRAMRAKSSHNLPTDSTLLRNWRRWESGESRPDDFYAPIIAAAFDTVTAAFFPKARPNRDDELLSSTGMDTLEFIGRLRMSDVSSATLDAIRITAERLCSEYPCTDPHELHAEGTAWLRRITSLLDGRLTLAQHREVLVLAGWVALLVGCADYDLGRRTAAEATRRAALSLGQEAEHAEIIGWGAEMAAWFALTQGNYRGAIEAAEAALATSQHLGVGVQLAAQQAKAYARLGDRAQMEASLKQGRAILEQLDHPADLDNHFVVDPQKFDFYAMDCSRVAGDDRLAEAYAQQVIRSSTGPDGALRRPMRVSEAHLTLAVVAVRDRELELAVDAGMRAFAGKRRSLPSLLWIAGEAAREMIERFPGDPRTHMYLDQLRSLAS